Within Dermacentor albipictus isolate Rhodes 1998 colony chromosome 3, USDA_Dalb.pri_finalv2, whole genome shotgun sequence, the genomic segment ATCATTGCACCGAGGCACGAGAAGTCAGCTCGCACAaggggatttttttctttttgccgcgTCATCTACGGGAGCGCGTCGCTCTGGCAACGTCCGCCGTCTACACAAGAAATGCGCTGCTATTGTGTCATGTTTCCCATGGCCATGCAAGGATTTCCAGTAACCCCTGGAAGCCGGGGAGATCAGACGCTCGCCAACCCGATGAGCTGCGGCGGCGTTCGAGGTAAGGGCGACGTATACTCAGCGGCCGTCTTCGTATACTTGGGCAAATTAATGTAGTTGGACTGCTTGATGTCCGATTGCCTGCACATCTAAGGGTGTGGTATATTTTTCTGTCACTTGCAAGCCAACGCGTGCTACATTCTATCGACCCGGAAGGGGCAGGGCGCCCccaagaaaagagaaatgcaaaGAGCTAGCGGCCTGTGCTTGctatctggcctgctactctgcactggtaAGGAGGAAAGAGAACGATTTGACCAGGTAGCAAAGGAACCATATAACGTAATACTATTTCATTCTGATTTTATTCAAATCTCCTAACGAAGTATACGTAATCGCCGACGCAAGCTTCGGGCGGTGACCTGCACCATTGTTTGAACCGCCCACCCAAACGCTTCTCGTAATGCTTCGGGAGGTCCCTTTGTTTGTTTTGAAAGCAAATGGCATTGTCTACCTTGACAGGTTTTCCTTaactaattggctgacaagaagcgaggagacgCAGAAGTAGAGAGAATTTCGGTGGGTCCAGCTAGCGTTACAGCGTACTAGAATTAGAGTACACTGTACTAGCATAGTGAAAGCAGATTACCAGATGAGGAGGGAGGTGCCGGCTTATTGGTCCGTTTCCCTATGCTTTGCTTGAGGTGGTGCGGATCGGAAATCACGGTGGCGTGCAACGCAAGGTTtaaaaaaaagttcaccgacgattgcgatactccctaatgcgaaatttgagtgcagccccgtatacgtgttttcatttcgcgatgtattggctggcgccgacaatctgtctcatgtgtcacgttgcaaacggaccgaagtgtggcgcgactgcctcgctaatctggagatcgcgagagccagtgcgtgggtgacgcgtgggcgcgttCACAGCAGCGGCCACAAACAGACTTctcagacgacgcgcgctactccggcgccatctcgtagtcatcgTCACCGCGCTATGCTTCTAATGCTTTCGTCATAccttcctccgctttccgcttCCTGGTTCTTCTGCACCCTcctcttcgctttcctcctcacgtctTCCATCCCCCACTACACTCCGCGTTGGCTTTAatcgttcgctgtgctcgttcgctatagttacgccgccgccgccgccgctcgccgcaggaacgcgTGGGCCTATAAAATGCCGCTCGATCagcgaagagttggcagagcgatgtcgtatacctCCCGAAAGGGCTCGACAATGTTATATTGCCaggcatcgctctgccaactcttatatatatataatgcatagAAATCCACACCCCGGTGTAGCTCCAAGTAGCTGCAGTACCAGAGCGATCGGCGggtagccatcttctattcctttcggagcgCGCAGCCTCCGGCTACTctggaaataaaataaataaaggaaagtagaagaaaaggaaaaaaaggaaaacatgagTTTTGTTCGGCGTGTTAATGCATCTGCACTGAGTACATGCCACTTCGACGTGATGAGTCTCCACGGTTTTGAGACGTCACGTGACAGAAGATCCACCTTgtggcagacaggcgaagtgcGAGCGGTCAGAAAAATTGTGATCAATAGAGGAGGGCTATATATAAAAGGCGTAGAATCCGAGAAGaaattattttagagcgcaggtcTTAATGGCccattcctgcggtgagcgtcggcggcGGTGAtggcataaccgagcgaacgagcacaacagcgaaggatgaaagtagggtgcctcgatgcccaGCACCGGCGCTGGCATCGTCGTCTGGCATCGTCGGCGCTAGCATCATCAAGATAGGCGACAACGAAGTACAGACCACATGTGGCTTCACTGATGAAGCGTTGAAAAGTTTGGCCTGCATTCCGTaacccgaaaggcatgcggacgtATTCGAATAGGCCAAAAGGTGTCGTGATGGCAGTCTCCGGTATATCCgctggttccacaggaatttGATTATATGCCTTGACTAAGTCAATCTTGATAAATATGGTTGTTCCAGAAAGAGTGGtagcgatagagagagagagagagagagagagagagagagggagggaggggggggaatATATAGGAAGGCTGGGATGAAGAGTGGTAGCAAAGTCGTGAATGTGCGGAAGCGGGCACCGGTCGGAGGCGGTGCGAGCATTCAACGCACGGTAGTCTACACAAGTGCGCCAATCTCAAGGGTCACGCTTCGACACCATGCGCAAGGcagatgaccagctgcttgacgaAGGGCGCATGATGCCTAACTGCAGCATGTGGTcaaattctctgcgagctgtggcgaggCGGTCTCCAGCAAGGCGTCGTGGCTTGCACGACAATGGAGGACCCGTGGTGACGATGTGGTGCGTCACAGTGTGTCACACCGGAAGTTCCAGGTTGCTAGGTTTGGTAAGTTCAGGAAATTCACTGAGGATCGAGGCAAATTCTGATTTTGGCGAATGCGGAGGTGCTTGCGTAGAGGCGGACAGAGGTGCGGAGAGGCTGCACGGAGAGGCTGGCCGTACAGTCCGCAAGTTGACGGGAGCGGATATTCACGTTCAAACCGAAATGGGTAAGAAAGTCCGCACCTATAGTGTGGCGAAGTGCACGTCGGCGAGGATGAGAATCCACCAAAATGTGCGACGCAGACCAAGTAAATGGTGAGCGAGCGTTGGTCATATGTTGCGATTGTGAATGTATTCACAGCTTGCAAAGGCGCAGTCCTCGGACAACGCTGTCGGTCGAGGCGGGAGGCAGGAATGACGATCACCATTGCACCAGTGTCCACTAGAAAGCGACGTCCTGCGATCCTGTCTGTGACGTAGAAGAGGCGGCTTCGCGTAGCGGTTGTCACGCGCCGCCATTAGTGACTCGCTTCCATCTTCCCTGCTAGCGACAAGGCTGTAGATATTTGGCAGCGCTGGCGCCGAACCTGGTGTGGTACCAGCAGCAGCCGTCGGAAACGTGTCTTGGGCGGGAACGCGAGCGTGAGCCACCCCTAACCAGTCGAGAGCGATGAGGCGTGTAcatctgcattgctgccatggCGTCCATCAGCCGGCCAGTTTTCTCCTCGAGGCGAGATTGCCGGGCCTCGAGGTCTGATGTGACAGTGGTCGAGGACACTGCGGAGCTTGCGCCGCAGTAGTCGTTGACGCGGTCCGTGAGCTCTGCCAGTTTGTCAAGAGGCATATCATCCGCAGCTGCCATAACCACGACAAGTGTCTGAGGCAACTGCTGCAGAAATAGCTCACGCAATAGTGGAATTCGGAGTCTTGGGTACGGTCGCCGAGTAGCTGTCGCATCTGATGTAATAGCTGtgacggtcggcgatcgtcaagtTCTTCCGCGTTTAGGAGTTGCTGCAAGCGGCTTCTCTCGGACACGGTTTTGCGTATGAGCACTGTGGCCTTGAAAATGTCGTAGGGTACGGCCGGATGTGGGGCTCTCATGATGTCGTCGAACTCATCAACCACCTATAGGAGGAAAGTGCTGAGACTACGCGCAGGTACATCACGCGTCGCGATGTGATGTGCCGCAGATCGAAGAGGGCTTGTGTGAACCACACGGCGGGATTCTTCGGCCAAAACGCCGGCCAAAACGGCGGTAGCCGCACCTGGGCATTGGAAATGGCGTCCGTGGCTGCGCTGTGGGCAGGAATGTCGGCTGTCACTGTTGACTGGGGCTGAGGAGCCGGGGCGTCGTTGCTGGACGCTGTATAGTGCTCGTTTCGTCTTCCATCGAGTGTACTTGCTACGTGCGGGTCACCAGGCTATAGGAGCGCGCAATGTGTCCGCTACAGACAGACGCGCGCACAGTGAAGAGAGCAAACTTTTAAGTGCTACCGCCGGAGCAGCTGAGCGGCGGTAAAACTGATCATTTATTGTATACGTGCCTTCCGCGCCGAGGAGGCCGGCGCTGCAAACATAAACCGCTCATTGCGCAGACGTTCACGGTGCTGGGGGCGAAATCGAATCCTCTACAATAGggctcctctttttttttttcttttttttttgcctacactTGGTGCAGGCTCGTGAAGGCGAGTGAAGTGCCGGGCAGATGCTATGACGTCGTGTGCTGCACCTGGCTCGCTGGGCTGTAGCCAATTAAAGCTGACAGCGCGTTGCCTTCTGCACCAGCAGACGAAAAGCGCCTGACTCCGTACTTCGCCTCACTTCGCACTTACTGACTGCGTACATGTCCTCGGCTTAAACTAAACGCCAATCTACACAACTGCAGCGAAATACATCGCGAATGCACAGTGCACGAAGACAACTTCTATATGCGTATAATATGGCGGCGGAGTCTGTATCAGCCCGCACCATCCGTAAGTAAGACAATTTTATCTTCTTGGAAGGTTAGCTCATCTTCCTCTGTGACTCATGGTCCCACCAGCACTTCACTAACGTCCTTGCAGCGACTATTCACAATCGTCGCTACATCAGGGCCGACAGTCACAGACAAAATGGCGCCATGCATTTTGCAACAACAGCCTGCTTGTTTATCGTCTGCGGCTTACACTCATCGAAACCGCAGTGTAGAAAGTGCAGTTTTCATGCTACACCACGGCTATAAAAAACAGCTTCGTGTAGGTGGGCGGAGCTAGAATTTTCTGCGCCAAGTGAAATGAATGGCGACTTCCTGTACACTATAGCAACACTCGCGTAGCCAGTgtaggtaaaaagaaaaaaaaaagatagctggttcgacgcactggcccagccaacgtaaccggacgctgcCAACGCACTCCGAAGCGCCCGGCGTCGAGGGACGCTGGCCCGCGTAAACGCCAGCTGGGGCAGAAAACAGACACCCGCGCTATCATTACCGAGGTGACGCTGCGCTGGTGACTACGAGACCAACCGCGTTGACGTACTACATCCACTTATACGCACATCGCCGAAGTTCCAACGCCCATGGAGACGTCGGAGAACGTTCTCTGCAATTGCTGTGTCCAATTCTCTTCGCTTCGTCCAATTCTCTTCGCTTCGCTGGTAGGTCATGCATACTGGCTGAAAGCGACTCGGGCGTTCGCTGCGAAATTCCAGATATTGGTTGCGGTATGAGCGGTAGTGAACTATAGGTTAAACGCGCTCTTGGTTCATACGCGGTACGTATCGAGGGCATTGGGTTCCGGCTCAAACATGTAGtcccacgattttttttttcaatagagcTCGCAGGTTTATTTTATAAAGCGGAGGAAATTATTGAACAATAAGTTGAAACTTGAGAAGTGCTTAATGAAACGTTTCATAGAGCACTAAACTTTCTGAGCACGAGAGTTCTCCCTAAAATTTAGGACTGGTAAAGTTGATTAACTTAATGTGTGTCTGTGTAcacgcgtgtgcgcgcgcgtgtctgTGTGCAAGTGATATTTCACTGTTCCGGCAGAGCCTTGACAGTACAACAGCAAGCGCACAGATCGTGCAGCTGTTCGTTCAACGAGGCACATTTCAGCGTCGCTTCACTTTATGTTTGCCGCATTGACGCGAACTTAAGCAGCCAACTATTCTCAGTGCTAACTGGCCTTGGATGATTGTATCTCTTAAAAAAAGAACGAGCACGGAAATAAGAGTCAATCACCGAATTTAAACCCTCTGCCTATTGCTGGTTAAGAATGCGCGATATGaaaaaagagcaaaagaaagctgctTAAATCAGCGTTTATACGGTATTCCGAGAAAATTGAGCCCGAGACCGTATAACAAGCAAGAAACGGTTAACTCTTTATGTCAAAGCACTTCGTTGCAGGAAAGCAAGATGCGCCAACCGAGCCATCAAAAGGCTCGCACTACTGGCAGCGGCCCTGTCTCTTGCGCCGGCAGCGTACTTCCTTCTTCATTTGCTCGGGCGCAAAGGTAAGTCGGACTCCGCGCAACACAAGTTGCATACACAAATAGTGGGACAGTGTTCGAAGTACACTATATACGTACTAGAAGGTGAGCTGGGAACAGCATTTAAACGGTTTGTCCGTATATTGTTTGCGTTCACTATTTGTCAATCACGTGTGCTTTTCTGGGATTGAAGGCAGTTTTGTTGTGTTTATTCCTTTTCTATCTGTTCTTACTCTCAAGTTTGTCTGCAGCGAGAGAGAAAGGATTGCGAAACGatttgcttatatatatatatatatatatatatatatatatatatatatatatatatatatatatatatatatatatatatatatatatatatatatatatatatatatatatacggttaAGTGTACTCGGTTTTCTGTTTTCAAGAACTTTACCTGCTCTCTTCCGGTGTTTACACGTGTTTATTCATGATTACGTTGTCTTCCTGAAATTTTTGAGGCCCTTTTCATTAATGTGATGCACGATGGCCGCCATTTTTTTTCCCAGTGGGCGCGACATTACCGTACTAGTAAAAAAACAAGCATAACAAGGTTTGACGTAGCGTGGTCGTTAAACACATGCAACCGGCGTCTTAAAATTTATCAACAATTTTACTGAGCCGTGACGTGATGGTTGCAGTAAGGAACCTGTTTGGACGTCATTAAACTCTGTAGAAAGTGTAGGCGACTATTCGCATTGCCTCACTTAATTAGCAGTGACAGAGAAAATAGTGCTGCATATAATAGATTGCAAAGAGATTTTCGGGCTGCTTGGTGTGCTGGTTGCGTCGTGTGCACACGCAAGCCCGGATGCAACGCTCTATTGAATGGCCCCTATTGCATTAACAACCCAGGTATAACATAGGGACAAACCTGGTTACAACAAAGTAGCATCGAAAGGAACGCTGCATTCCTCATATTTTATATTTGCTATAATCGTAGAGATGGACAGACTTCggtagaaaaataataataataatatatggggttttacgtgccaaaaccactttctgattatgaggcacgccgtagtgggggactccggaaattttgaccacctcgggttctttaacgtgcacataaatctaagtacacgggtgttttcgcatttcgcccccatcgaaatgcggccgccgtggccgggattcgatcccgcgacctcgtgctcagcagcctaacaccatagccactgagcaaccacggcgggtacttcgGTAGAAAAatacactatatacagggtgatcattttttaaCTTTTACGGATTTTTTAAAAAGTAGCCTGTTcggataacataattctagtccatgagttGGAATTTCCAGAGAGGCCAACGTTACTTCCACGGAAAATCGAAGcacgtattcaactaattaacaaaatagCACTAATTATCTTCTGAATTAATTacttttacggcacatattgcaatttacgagttgtagctagcgagcttgcaaggcgtatccacttagactaaatttccagaatgacgccaatttggagatatgcgccatcaaactcgccgtaaaaatgcactgttgtacCACTTAATTTCTTTTatacaaaacgctcttttatgcgtcgaagcacaaaagtaactgaaaacGCCCATCTATTTcttcccacactttgggaaataatatcccGCAACTGGCaccatcctggaaattcatttcaagtggatatgtcttgcaagCCTACTGGCTACGATTCGTAGGTTGCAGTATGTGTCGTAATTAGTTAAGAAGTTAGTGAATTCTTTGTTAATTAGttaaatatgtgtttcgattcctCGCTctagtaatgcccgcctctttgagtaatccagctcaaggacaagaagtATGCTATTTGCTACAGGCGATGTTTAAAAATGCCATGAAACTTAAACATGATCACCCTGTATACATGGGGGCTCGGGCGAAAGTCATACAAACCCTGGCAATGTAGAAAGGTAAAATCAGGCTATAACCCGCCTTTTATTGTTAGTGACCTTAAGATTACTGGGGAGGGTATGGCTTAACAAGGAGTGGTTAGCTAGGAGAATATAGTGAACGACAACGATTGCGTAGATATGCATTAACAATTGGAAACTGAAGAACGGTGCTGAACTTGGGGGCTTTTTCCTACATTATTAGGCATGTATTTTTCTGTCTTAAGCAGCGCGGCACTTTTTGTGGGAGCTCTGCATATTTGTGCATGCGTCGCTTATGAATTTCGTATACGTGCAAATCTGAGGTGATCCGACACCCCTTCAAGACAACTTTCGCAGAAAGAAAGGGTAAATAATAAACAATCGGAGATAATGACCACACCACGCAGTGACGCTTTAGCTGGCTTCATTGAaattataattttaaaaaattagtTCAATATAAAAATAAGAAACAAGAATAACTCGCTATCTAACCGGACCTACAACTGCATTTTGGTGTTGTTAGAATAGTTCAACTTTATTTCCTGGGAACTACAGTAGAACAAACAACACGCACAAACCGCATTTTACTGAAGGTTATCATTCATTGCTAACATGTTTACGCCAGTAGATAAGGGAAATACCATCAATCATTGTAATAAAACTTCGCTTTAGATAGTTTTTAGAACAGGTTACCAATGACCTACTATACAGTAACACAAATGGATGACAAtgaggattatatatatatatatatatatatatatatatatatatatatatatatatatatatatatatatatatatatatatatatatatatacatgagtGGCAGAGCATTACTTGCATGAAACGATGAAATCAGAAAATTTCCAGTAGTAGCATGGTGACGGCTGACAAAGAACAGGTAACTGAGGTAACTGGTCATCGCTGGGAGATATCCTCGTTCGGTTTCAATGGACCCAAATATGCTTATGGTGCTGGTGATGATTCGCCAACTTGCTCTAGCGATTTAAGACTTTGTCGGCGATTTGCTGAACATGCACTGACGGAGCTACTGTCGGTTTTGGTGCAATAAACAAAAGGCGATTTCTTGAAAAACAAATTTTCAAAAGTTGTAAATTATTCAAAACAACGATGAGGCAGAAATCTGAAGTTTCAGTGTATCCGTCCGGTCCCTTTGCCTATGCAATATGCGTTAATATAGCCACACAAGTTTACCAATATGAAACATGCCTAACAGTGCTTGGCGATGTTTATTTAGCACAGCACAGACGTAATGAAGGCATGGACGGGAGCAGCACCTTGTGACGTACTATGTTCAGTCAACGCGCCCAGAATTATTGCAATGTCTATGTTCCTTATCTGGTTGTCGGTATAATCGTCGGGAAATTCGAGCACATTTTTCAAATGGAGGAGATGTGCAACATACGAGCGACTATAGTATGTCATGGTCCATCTCAGCGTCAGAGCTTCACCACAATAGCTGTCGTGCCcggatagtagtagtagtatagtttATTATACATTCATTAGggtataaagaaagaaagaaaaaggccgcGGGAATCGCAACTTCCTCACATTTCGGTGGGCACCTGCACTCCCCCGCAGTCATAGAGAAGATAAAAATAACGAGAGAAGGGACGGGAATGTGCATTCCGGTCCGAGCTTATAGCGCCTCCGCAGTGCTAAAGTTTCTCTAATTGCGAACCTGCGCAATTTACGTACCTCTCCGTTTATCGCAGCCAACAAGTCGCCGTACACGTGCCAAAACCGAAACCACGGAAACATCACAGCCACCATCCGAGCGTTCGACGCTCGGCTCGCCGGAAAGCTCCGCGAAAATGACTCCGGCCAGGAGACGGTGTACGAGGACGACGACTCGTGGGTCCGAGTTTTTCCGCGCACGTACGTCTACTCGGCTTACATGGACGACACGGAGCCGCACAACTGCCAGGTGCGACTCGTCGGCGTGGTGCCGAGAGACGCCGCCCAGCATACGGTGGCAGTACAGTGTTGGCTGAGCGTCGGGTCGGCCGTTTTCGTGTCCGAGGCGAGCCTGAAGGTCCTGCCCGAACACCACGATCTTCCGTACGCGGCGGCGTTCTTTCTGTGCCCAGTGAAATTCCCTTCCGAAGTGAGGAACCAGCCGAACATGAGGGTCGCCCTCGGCACCAACTGGAACATGACAACGCCCCAGTGGTTCAAAGTGCACAACCGCCGCCAGCGTGCCCTGAGGTTCTGCTCCGTCTGCGTTCGTCCGATAGTGGGTCTTTACAGCGCGCTTGCTTCGATCACCGAGTTTGTAGCCTATTACGTGTCTATGGGCGTCGCGCATTTTAACATCTACCTGTGCAAGGTGCCGCGGGAAGTGGAAGTCCTGTTGTCGCACCTGCGAGACCGCGGCAAGGTAGACATCCGACTTCACCG encodes:
- the LOC135898118 gene encoding uncharacterized protein; this translates as MCAFRYLHGIARKARCANRAIKRLALLAAALSLAPAAYFLLHLLGRKANKSPYTCQNRNHGNITATIRAFDARLAGKLRENDSGQETVYEDDDSWVRVFPRTYVYSAYMDDTEPHNCQVRLVGVVPRDAAQHTVAVQCWLSVGSAVFVSEASLKVLPEHHDLPYAAAFFLCPVKFPSEVRNQPNMRVALGTNWNMTTPQWFKVHNRRQRALRFCSVCVRPIVGLYSALASITEFVAYYVSMGVAHFNIYLCKVPREVEVLLSHLRDRGKVDIRLHRWNLPLDNYSVLEYGQMAALQDCLYRSRLTSEYVLNVDFDEFLVSKTRNRLTDALLEIETSVGKSSLGSVLVKNQFFCYEYPYNAAYLHQKPPMLTRILFFREANVWKHRERSKYAARAIAVVAGGVHFVWEHAKGAREVAISESVMVMHHYRSCCGVERSNFWGTSYREFLGDEDAVVDKSLHAVSARLVNSDVIASVKELMEESTTEPPLYTD